The Megalobrama amblycephala isolate DHTTF-2021 linkage group LG13, ASM1881202v1, whole genome shotgun sequence genome contains a region encoding:
- the irx2a gene encoding iroquois-class homeodomain protein IRX-2a gives MSYPQGYLYQPPGSLALYSCPLAAPRSEELARSSSGSAFSPYPGSAAFTATANGFSSPLPYSTDPATGFPSYMGSPYDAHTTGMAGAISYHPYGSPGYPYQLNDPAYRKNATRDATATLKAWLQEHRKNPYPTKGEKIMLAIITKMTLTQVSTWFANARRRLKKENKMTWAPRNKSEDEDEDDGDGERKDERTDKNMDNSEASAEDEGISLHVDALTDHSCSVESDGEKVTCRTGDLVCDSGPDTKDKCDASDLDTGREERQRGPSPKPVTSSPLTGVEAPLLTHHHREDTRNSSNKTCLDGQNQTVKPKLWSLAEIATSDPKQHQQQQHLGQNCPPGVGLLTSTAPSASPAGAVYPATSILGRPLYYTSPFYSNYTNYGNFSPLQGQGILRYNSAGEGLLHKQSGDPLLKTNPNQTEQHFRASNAESKKDPTEVFTVRPQSYLSS, from the exons ATGTCCTATCCTCAGGGTTACCTCTACCAGCCCCCGGGCTCTCTGGCGCTGTACTCCTGTCCGCTGGCCGCCCCGAGGAGTGAGGAGCTGGCCCGGTCCTCGTCCGGTTCAGCGTTCAGCCCGTACCCCGGATCAGCTGCATTCACAGCCACGGCCAACGGATTCTCCAGCCCTCTGCCCTACTCAACAGATCCGGCCACGGGATTCCCGTCCTACATG GGGTCTCCGTATGACGCGCACACTACGGGGATGGCAGGAGCCATAAGTTATCACCCGTACGGGAGTCCCGGTTATCCGTACCAGCTGAACGATCCCGCTTACCGAAAAAATGCCACGCGGGATGCGACAGCGACGTTAAAAGCGTGGCTGCAGGAACACAGGAAAAACCCTTATCCCAcgaaaggggaaaaaattatGCTGGCCATCATCACGAAAATGACCCTCACGCAAGTGTCCACCTGGTTCGCTAATGCCAGACGGAGACTCAAGAAGGAGAACAAAATGACATGGGCACCACGGAATAAAAGTGAAGACGAGGATGAGGACGACGGCGATGGAGAGAGAAAAGACGAGCGCACGGATAAAAACATGGACAACAGCGAAGCGTCTGCGGAGGATGAAg GCATCAGCTTGCACGTCGATGCCCTGACAGATCACTCCTGCTCAGTGGAATCGGACGGAGAGAAGGTCACGTGTAGGACCGGAGACCTGGTTTGTGATTCTGGACCTGATACCAAGGACAAATGCGACGCGAGCGATCTCGACACGGGCCGCGAGGAGAGGCAAAGAGGCCCGTCACCCAAGCCAGTGACCTCTTCCCCTCTGACTGGGGTGGAGGCCCCTCTCTTGACCCACCATCACCGAGAGGACACCCGAAACAGCAGCAACAAAACATGCCTGGACGGTCAAAACCAAACCGTCAAACCTAAACTATGGTCATTAGCCGAGATCGCCACTTCGGACCCAAAgcagcatcagcagcagcagcacttGGGACAGAACTGTCCCCCGGGCGTTGGCCTTTTGACCTCCACGGCGCCCAGCGCGTCCCCGGCGGGAGCAGTCTACCCCGCCACCTCCATATTAGGAAGACCTCTTTATTACACGTCGCCGTTTTATAGTAATTACACAAACTATGGCAACTTCAGCCCGCTGCAGGGCCAAGGGATACTGCGCTATAATTCAGCTGGCGAGGGACTTCTGCACAAACAGAGTGGCGACCCCCTACTAAAGACTAATCCAAACCAGACTGAACAACATTTCAGGGCCTCCAATGCAGAATCCAAAAAAG ACCCCACCGAGGTTTTCACAGTAAGACCCCAGTCTTACCTGTCGAGTTAA